The following coding sequences lie in one Montipora foliosa isolate CH-2021 chromosome 11, ASM3666993v2, whole genome shotgun sequence genomic window:
- the LOC137977127 gene encoding zinc finger MYM-type protein 3-like, with amino-acid sequence MAKWEESARFVSVGCSLDEFVQHQENKNTLSKTQRDVSLLQKFLVSRNELRDIENIDAKDLDVSLANFLLQVRKKDGQQYEPTSLRSFVSSFDRYLRKKDYSSTIMEGKEFRKTKEKALINTVWLNNTLFFGLRGCQEHRDMRWGDVERKETADGTAFLEYNKIQTKTRTGADPKDSRTVKPKMFAVIGSEREPVRAYDLYAFKRPDDLKSPDSAFYLAINHTTKAVNTKLWFKSAPIGVNKLKSL; translated from the exons atggCAAAGTGGGAGGAAAGCGCTAGATTTGTGTCGGTTGGTTGCTCCCTGGACGAGTTTGTGCAGcatcaagaaaacaagaacacaTTAAGCAAAACACAGAGAGATGTCTCGTTGCTCCAAAAATTTTTAGTTTCAAGGAACGAGCTGAGAGATATtgaaaatattgatgcaaaagacCTCGACGTGTCACTCGCCAATTTTCTACTTCAAGTTCGAAAGAAAGACGGACAACAATACGAACCCACATCACTCAGGTCTTTTGTTTCCAGCTTTGATCGTTATTTAAGAAAGAAAGACTATTCCTCGACCATTATGGAAGGAAAGGAGTTCAGAAAGACTAAAGAAA AGGCTCTTATTAACACTGTATGGTTAAACAACACACTGTTCTTTGGACTGAGGGGTTGTCAAGAGCACAGGGATATGAGATGGGGCGatgttgaaagaaaagaaacagcGGACGGAACAGCATTTCTAGAGTACAACAAAATACAGACGAAGACACGAACAGGCGCTGATCCAAAAGACTCTCGTACTGTAAAGCCAAAAATGTTTGCTGTCATTGGCAGTGAAAGAGAACCTGTCCGGGCTTATGACCTCTATGCTTTTAAAAGACCAGATGACCTGAAGTCTCCGGATAGTGCGTTTTATTTAGCAATTAATCACACTACAAAAGCCGTAAATACAAAACTTTGGTTTAAGTCAGCTCCCATAGGAGTTAACAAACTCAAGTCACTATGA